A stretch of Macadamia integrifolia cultivar HAES 741 chromosome 7, SCU_Mint_v3, whole genome shotgun sequence DNA encodes these proteins:
- the LOC122084218 gene encoding uncharacterized protein LOC122084218: MTKPQGVSYSDQHISLHVWWRKKQFVLSFAHANCFRAAKRELWTNLATSNPGQGTPWMVASNFNATLRTHEKRGPGSFNMGSAAVFSAMVDGCSLIQIPSQGRKFTWINNRRRGNVVAVLDRIFCTDDWFSVFQDFHQKVLFKGASDHSPMLVVLEDLVKPLNCPFLFQRSWFDHEKFLKIVKDSWDECISRSALYVFSHKIKRLKSVIKKWARETFPNVNLEKGGGAKRARGDSKED, encoded by the coding sequence ATGACTAAGCCGCAAGGAGTCTCTTACTCAGACCAACATATTTCGCTGCATGTGTGGTGGCGAAAGAAGCAGTTTGTTTTGTCGTTCGCTCATGCAAATTGTTTTAGGGCTGCTAAAAGGGAGCTGTGGACTAATTTGGCTACCTCTAACCCTGGTCAGGGTACTCCTTGGATGGTAGCTAGCAATTTTAATGCCACTTTGCGGACTCATGAAAAAAGAGGTCCAGGATCTTTCAACATGGGCTCTGCTGCAGTGTTCAGTGCGATGGTGGATGGGTGCTCTCTTATCCAGATTCCTTCGCAGGGCCGCAAGTTTACCTGGataaataatagaagaagaggtaaTGTTGTGGCGGTGTTGGATAGAATATTCTGCACAGATGATTGGTTCTCTGTGTTCCAAGATTTCCATCAAAAGGTTTTATTCAAGGGTGCGTCTGATCACTCCCCAATGCTGGTGGTCTTAGAAGATTTAGTGAAGCCTTTAAATTGTCCTTTTCTGTTCCAGAGATCTTGGTTTGACCAtgaaaaatttctcaaaattgtGAAAGATTCTTGGGATGAATGCATCAGTCGATCGGCTCTCTATGTGTTTAGTCATAAAATTAAAAGGCTGAAAAGTGTGATTAAGAAGTGGGCTAGAGAGACATTTCCTAATGTGAATTTGGAAAAAGGAGGAGGTGCTAAAAGGGCTAGAGGAGATTCAAAAGAAGATTAA